A section of the Phacochoerus africanus isolate WHEZ1 chromosome 4, ROS_Pafr_v1, whole genome shotgun sequence genome encodes:
- the LOC125124867 gene encoding glutathione S-transferase P-like — protein sequence MRLGTRDWVLLSLDASGKAAGLQAGYSPAASRCAPPALPPNQPHQKGCVTWHIPGVERRGWSRTVNIRPPHFLPQLPAAAAMPSYTIVYFPARGRCEAMRMLLADQGQSWKEEVVTKETWLQGPLKATCLYGQLPKFQDGDLTLYQSNAILRHLGRSLGLYGKDLREAALLDMVNDGVEDLRRLCGHLIRHNHEEDKARYVEELPGHLRPFETLLSQNQGGQAFIVGSQISFADYNLLDLLLSHQVLVPSCLDAFPLLSAYVARLSARPKLKAFLASPEHVNRPIFGSRKI from the exons ATGCGGCTAGGGACTAGGGACTGGGTGTTGCTAAGCCTGGATGCCTCCGGTAAAGCCGCCGGCCTGCAGGCGGGGTACAGCCCCGCAGCGAGCAGGTGCGcccctccagctctgcctcccaaTCAGCCGCATCAGAAAGGCTGCGTGACTTGGCACATTCCCGGGGTGGAGCGCCGGGGGTGGAGCAGGACGGTAAATATAAGGCCTCCCCACTTCCTGCCACAGttgcccgccgccgccgcca TGCCGTCTTACACCATCGTCTACTTCCCGGCCCGAG GACGCTGTGAGGCCATGCGCATGCTGCTGGCTGACCAGGGCCAGAGCTGGAAGGAGGAGGTGGTGACCAAGGAGACCTGGCTCCAGGGCCCACTCAAGGCCACCTGC CTGTATGGGCAGCTCCCCAAGTTCCAGGACGGAGACCTCACCCTGTACCAGTCCAATGCCATCCTGCGCCACCTGGGCCGCTCCTTGG GGCTCTATGGCAAAGACCTGCGGGAGGCGGCGCTGCTGGACATGGTGAATGACGGCGTGGAGGACCTCCGCAGGCTGTGCGGTCACCTCATCCGCCACAACCAC GAAGAGGACAAGGCCCGGTATGTGGAGGAGCTGCCGGGGCACCTGAGGCCTTTTGAGACCCTGCTGTCCCAGAACCAGGGCGGCCAGGCCTTCATCGTGGGCAGCCAG ATCTCCTTTGCCGACTACAACCTGCTGGaccttctgctgagccaccaggtccTGGTCCCCAGCTGCCTGGACGCCTTCCCCCTGCTCTCGGCCTACGTGGCCCGCCTCAGCGCCCGGCCCAAACTCAAGGCCTTCCTGGCCTCCCCCGAGCACGTGAACCGCCCCATCTTTGGAAGCCGCAAGATATGA